The following DNA comes from Camelina sativa cultivar DH55 chromosome 14, Cs, whole genome shotgun sequence.
GACGGCTTCGATGTGCGTCGAATTGTTATCGGGAAGTTAAACGACGATGAGTCATCGACGGTTACGTTGACCACCgaggaagacgacgacgaagctGTGTTTTCCGGTGATAGCTTACTTGAGGAGGAAGAGTGGTCTGGAGAGAatcgtttctgtttttactTCGTTAAGCAATTCGCTTACGATGACCCTGAGATTAAGACCAAGATTGATGAAGCTAATGATGAGATTTATCACTGTAACACTGACCGGATTCACATTGCTAACAGCTTGAAGTCCAAAAGGGTGAGAACATTTCTTGACTCTTCTTTTCGATTTTGTTGAGTTATACAATTTGGaaaaaggtttttgattaaGTGTGTGAATGATGTGTAGGCTGAGAGATTGTCTCTGGTTGCTTCAGTGGAAAATTTGGTCTCGTCACTTGATGAATACAATGCCATATTTCCTTGTCATCAGTCTGTGACTCTGGAGATGAACAAGGATCAAGAAGTGGTTACAGGGGAAATTTATAGTTTGAGTGAGAGGTTAAGTGAGATTAAGATGGAAATTGAGTTGTTGAATGTTCAAATGGCTTCTGTACTTGATCAAAGAGACAAAGCCGTCGAAAGGATTAAGATGTTGAGGATACAACGCGACAAGGGGGTGCGTTTACAGCTTTTTCCTTGTGTtaaagtctttttctttctctgtcaAGTTGCATGTAAAAAGATCTTTTATTTATCGTGTGTATTCTGTGTTGTAGAATGCAGCCTTTTTCCAGAGTCGTGTTGTGATCATGAAAGCCATTGAATTGGCTGCTTCTGGAAATGTTAGAGATCTTGATGAGCTCGCTAATTCCGAGGTTTGTTTTATCAGTCtattggtgtgtgtgtgtgtgtatgccTTTGAGATTTGAGCATTTGGTCTTAATGTGTCTTTGTGTCTTGACTTTTCGATAGGTTGAGAAATTTATGTCTCGTTGGAACAGTGACAAGGCTTTTAGGGAAGATTACAAGAAAAGAATCTTGCCTTCACTTGATGAGCCAAAGCTGAGGCGCAATGGGCAACTTAAGGACTTGGAAGGCGATGTAGATATTGAGAATGAAAATGAAACAGCGGGGGAAAAGGCCATAGAACTCAAAAGATTTAGTACTGAGGAGGAGATTGATGATTGTATGGATTTTGATATCCCGGTGTATGAGAAGCTtgaaaaggaggaagaagagattgatgaagaaattttgaaagagaagaaacgagAAGAACAGATAGAGAAAGCTAGGCTAGCGATGGAAAGGAAGAGGAAGTTACATGAAAAAGCTGCTGCTAAAGCTGCCATAAGAGTTAAAAAGGAAGCTGAAAAGAAACTTAAGGAACTTGAGAagaaagcgaagaagaagaaggcttctTTGGATGtagatagaagaagagagacagtCACCGATGCATCAAAACCAGAAAAAGAGAAACTATTAAATGGGAGATCAGTGTTTCAGAAACAGAGAAGTTTTAGGTATAGATATTACGAAAAAGGAAATGAGGCTGTCCTAAAAGCCATCCTGAAGCGTAGAAAAGCTTATAGGTTATGGGTTTGGACTGTTTCTTCCGCTGCAGTTGTTCTCCTGGTTGCTCTCCTGGTTTTCTTCTATTACTTTGGATGAGGGGAAGAAGATTAACAAAGGTCTTTTAGAGAGTTAAGTGATGAGCAAACAGGTTCAAGGTTTATAATTAGTTTAGAAGCAAATGANNNNNNNNNNNNNNNNNNNNNNNNNNNNNNNNNNNNNNNNNNNNNNNNNNNNNNNNNNNNNNNNNNNNNNNNNNNNNNNNNNNNNNNNNNNNNNNNNNNNNNNNNNNNNNNNNNNNNNNNNNNNNNNNNNNNNNNNNNNNNNNNNNNNNNNNNNNNNNNNNNNNNNNNNNNNNNNNNNNNNNNNNNNNNNNNNNNNNNNNNNNNNNNNNNNNNNNNNNNNNNNNNNNNNNNNNNNNNNNNNNNNNNNNNNNNNNNNNNNNNNNNNNNNNNNNNNNNNNNNNNNNNNNNNNNNNNNNNNNNNNNNNNNNNNNNNNNNNNNNNNNNNNNNNNNNNNNNNNNNNNNNNNNNNNNNNNNNNNNNNNNNNNNNNNNNNNNNNNNNNNNNNNNNNNNNNNNNNNNNNNNNNNNNNNNNNNNNNNNNNNNNNNNNNNNNNNNNNNNNNNNNNNNNNNNNNNNNNNNNNNNNNNNNNNNNNNNNNNNNNNNNNNNNNNNNNNNNNNNNNNNNNNNNNNNNGGATGAGGGGAAGAAGATTAACAAAGGTCTTTTAGAGAGTTAAGTGATGAGCAAACAGGTTCAAGGTTTATAATTAGTTTAGAAGCAAATGACATTGGCAATAATGTCATAGTCGATCTTGAACAGTCGTTTTCAGAGTCGTAGAGACATTCACCTCCACGGTGAAATATGTTTGACATCTCAAAGCTGATTCAGTCGAACACAGCATGACCTAGTCACTCTGAAAAAGCTCTGGCACACAAGGATCAGGTCAAGATGTTTGATCGGAACAACTTTGGGACCTCGGAAATCTCTCCATGGATGCAAATGTCTTGACAATGACTGCAAACGAAGTTACTGTTAGTTGAGTTGTAGAAACCAAAAAGCATCCTCTTAGTCTTGTGTAGTAGCTTTAGAATGTGTGTACATGGAAGAGAGacctcttgatttttttttatactatttttacataaacaaaacttgTGTTCTAACCAATTTATTACAGTCAAAAGTCTCTCGTCTTCAAATGTGATTGGAAAATCTTGAcaaagctaaaaacaaaaaaaaacataacgcCTTCCAAAATGCTTAAAGAATCACCCTCTCAGTCATGTAACAGAACAAGAAGTTACCAAAGTTCCCAGAGGCTTTGCTACTATGCCTCATTGCTATTTGCTATGACAAACCTTCTGGCCCAGAGTGAGGTGTCCGAGTTTCTATTAGGTAACAAGAAACCTTCTAATAGACTTAGAGGCTTCTCCTTAAGCAGAGACGACG
Coding sequences within:
- the LOC104742817 gene encoding proton pump-interactor 4-like, encoding MSAPILLCDGFDVRRIVIGKLNDDESSTVTLTTEEDDDEAVFSGDSLLEEEEWSGENRFCFYFVKQFAYDDPEIKTKIDEANDEIYHCNTDRIHIANSLKSKRAERLSLVASVENLVSSLDEYNAIFPCHQSVTLEMNKDQEVVTGEIYSLSERLSEIKMEIELLNVQMASVLDQRDKAVERIKMLRIQRDKGNAAFFQSRVVIMKAIELAASGNVRDLDELANSEVEKFMSRWNSDKAFREDYKKRILPSLDEPKLRRNGQLKDLEGDVDIENENETAGEKAIELKRFSTEEEIDDCMDFDIPVYEKLEKEEEEIDEEILKEKKREEQIEKARLAMERKRKLHEKAAAKAAIRVKKEAEKKLKELEKKAKKKKASLDVDRRRETVTDASKPEKEKLLNGRSVFQKQRSFRYRYYEKGNEAVLKAILKRRKAYRLWVWTVSSAAVVLLVALLVFFYYFG